CGGTCCCGGGCGATCTGCTCGTGTGGGACGGATCGACGATGGGTCACGTCGGCGTCGTGATGTCGGTGGCGCCGTCGTCGATCGTGCTCGCGAACCAGAACTACGGCGGCCGAGGGCGGCAGGTTCCCTTCCTCGACGTCCCGCGAACGGGCGGCTTCTTCGGGGTCCCGGCGGGAGGCCGCGGGCTTCGCCCGAAGTGCATCATCCACCCGCGGCGCCTCGGAGCGCGGGCGCGCCCGAACGACGCTGCATCGGTCGCGGGCGTGCTGTAACGTCGCGGCATGAGCGAAGTGTTCTCCCTCCTGACGCTGACGCTGATGGAGGTGGTGCTCGGGATCGACAACATCGTGTTCCTCTCGATCGTCGTCGGGACGCTCCCGGAGCACCAGAAGGTGCTCGCGCGGCGCCTCGGCCTCGGTCTCGCGCTGGTCGCGCGCCTCGGCCTCTTGGCCGGCATCAAGTGGGTGATGGGCCTCGACACGGCGCTCTTCCACTGGTCCTCGATCGGTTGGGTGCCGGACGGCTGGGTCGAGAGCCACAACGTCGACGCGGTGACGGGCAAGGACCTCGTCCTCCTCGGCGGCGGCCTGTTCCTCATCGGCAAGAGCGTCGTCGAGATCCACAAGAAGACGATGGGCGGCGAGGAGGAGGAGATCGCGGAGAAGGCGAAGAACAAGTCGTTCGCGGGCGCCATCGCGCAGATCGTCCTGCTCGACCTCGTCTTCTCGCTCGACTCGGTCATCTCCGCGGTCGGCATGGCGCGCGAGCTCTGGGTGATGGTCACCGCGATGCTCGTCGCGGTCGCCTTCATGGCCACCTTCGCGAGCCGCATCTCCAAATTCGTCGACGAGAACCCGACCTTCAAGATGCTCGCCCTCACCTTCCTCGTGATGATCGGCGTCCTCCTCCTCACCGAAGGCGCCGGCACCCACGTCAACAAGGGCTACATCTACGTCGCGATGGTCTTCGCCCTCATCGTCGAGCTGTTGAACATGCGCGTCCGCAAGAGCAAAGACGCCGCCAAGAAGGCCGAGCTCAAAAAGGAACACGAAGCCAACCCAACCCGCCAGAGCATGGCCTAAGCGCGCAGGAGCGCCGCCTTCTGCGTTTCGGCTTTCGTGCGAAGGTACTCTTTGTAGAGGTCGGTGATGCGGTCCATGAGCTCGCCGGAGGCCTTCGCGTCATCGCGAGCGTCGCTCGCGGCCCGGCCGTGGCGAGCCGCGAGGTGTCCCTGGTGCGTGGCGTCGATGTCCGCTTTGCTGGCCTTTCCGGACTGCCATGTCGACGCGATCTTTCCGGCTCCCTCGACGCTCTTGGCGCTCGAGCTGAACGCATTCGTGTCGGGCTTGTTGATACCCCCGAACGACAGCAGGCCAGCTCCGGCCGTCGAAAAACCGCCGATCATTCCAGCCGCGTACTCACCGTCGGACTTCCTTTCCATCGCCTCGATTTGGCGCGTCTCGGCTGCCACTTGGAGCTGTTCCTCGGATGCACGAATCGCTTCGGAGATCTCCTTGTCGTCTTGCGCCGCCTGCACGAGCAGAATCGCGAGATCGGCACCAATGTCACCGGTGAACAGGTGGGGTTCCGGAAGAAGCGGTGCGTCGTCCAATGCGAGCGCCGGCAGATGATCGACATCCTCGCCAGGTCCGACCGCGGTTACGTTGGGCGTCTCTCGAATTCCAGTGGTCTCGTTCACGCTCGCACTCCCATGCTCATGAGTCGCGTCTCCGACTCGGTCTCGGTCACTTCCTGGACGGCCGCGGCGATCCGGCGGTAGGTCTGCGCATTCTCGCGAAGCTCGTCGATGATGAGATCGACCTGCCGCATCAGTCGTTGTGCATTGTTCATGTGCTTCTGCGCGATGATGTGCGCCTCATCGACCTCGTGCCGCACGGCAGCGCTCTCGACTCGATGCATGCCTCCGTGAACTTGGACCGCGCCCTCCACCGCGGTCCCGACCATCGCGAGCGCCTTCGGAGCTGCGCCGGCCGCGCCGACACCCGTCAGCACCGCGCCGCCGAGCATCATGCCGCCGCCGATCCACATCGAGGCGTTCTTTCCGATCAGCGGATCGAGGCACTTCGTTTCCTGAATGGCGAATCCACCGGCGGACAGCGCGACGCCGATCAGTACGACCGGGGCCGTCGCGGTACCGGCGGAGCCGACGATGGCAGCTCCCGCCGCAACGGCCATTCCTGCGATCGCGATCCACTTCGTGTACTTCAGTGACTCGCGATCGACCTCACGAATCTCGTCGGCGACGGCGCTGTCCTTGTCGGCGATGAGCGCCATCGCAGCGGCGCCGCGGTCGACGCTGCACCCAAGCGTCATTCCGGTCCCCACCCAGGCCGACGCATCCTTGCCAAGCACCTCGGTCTCCTGAACGAGGAGTCCGCCGATCGCGATCGCCGCACGCATGGCCTCCGGCGTCACGAGGCCGTCCTCCAGCGCCGCTGCGTTCATGGTCACGCAGTACAACTTCGTGGCGAGCTCGATGGACTCGGCGTTGTCCTTCTCGAAATCACGAAGGAGGTCGGGCGTGAGGCGGCTCATATGCATGCTCACGTCCGCCATGACGAGCAACGGGTTGGCCGTTGCGATTCCGACGAGACTGCCAATCCCCATCGCATCGAAGAACCCGCCCTGCTCTTGCTGCGCCTTCTCGGCCTCGGCGAGGGCAGCCTCCTGAGCTTCGCGGGCAGCACGGCGCGCCTCCTGCTTCGCGGCAATCTCCGTCATGGCCGCCTTCGACTCGAGATGGTTGTTCTCGGCGAAGATCAAATAGAGCGCGGCGAGACCATCCAACGAGTCTGCAGGAGGCGGCAGGAGAACGAAGGCGCTCGCATCTGTCTCGGTCGGACCAGGCGTCGCCGCGTTCGTCACGCTCGCACGCATCGTCTCCGGGACCGACATCGTCATCGAACGACGAGCTCCGCGGCGGCGAGCGCGGCGAGCTCGCTTTCACTCTGCTCGAACGCGAGCTCTCGCGCGGCCGAAAAGACCTCCACCGCGTCGTCGTCTCGACCAATGGCTCGCAGCGCGCGACCACGAGCGATCGCGCACCGAATCGTCGAGCTCGCGACGGTCGCGCCAACGCCGTAGAGCTCGACGGCGATGCGATGCTGGCCGATGGCTTCGTGGCAAGCGCCCAGCGCGAGCCACCCCCGCTCATCCGCGGGGTAAGACATGAGCATCGCGCGAAACACCTGGGCGGCCTCGGCGTAGCGAGCGCTCGTCAGGAGCCAGTGTCCGGTCGCGTAGAGTCCTTCCGTCGTTCGCGTGGTCATGATCAGCGACCGATGTTCCCGGCGATCGCCTCGGTGCCTTGCGAGCATTTGTTCATCATGTTGGTCGTCATCGATATCGCCTGCTGCCGCTGCGATACGAGCTGCTGCAGGATGATCATTTCGAGCTCCGCTGTCTTGCCGAGCTCCTCGCTGATGTCGCCAAGCGGCTTGACCTGCGCCTTCAGCTCATCGGCATTGACGCGATTGCGACCACCGACGTTAGCGACCGAGATGTCCGCGGCGATTCCGTTCCTCTCCGAGGTGCCCGACACGCCGGGCTTGTCCTCCACCCATTTGGGAGCCGGGCCGTCGTTGTAGCAAGCCGTCGATCGGAATTGCTGGAGCGACGCGATGACACCGTCTTTCGCCGTGCCCGGCGGCAAATGCTTGAGGACGTCGGCGTACGCTTCGAGGATCTGCCGTTTTTGCGCATGATCGTTCGGGTCGATGCCCTTAGAGCCATTGAGCATCTGCTGAAGCTTGTTGAGTGCCGCTTTGGCGTCGCGGACGCGTTGCTGCGTGTTCATCCGCGCCTTGATTTCACCGTTCAAGTCGTTGAGCTGCGTGGAGCAGTACGCGAGCAGTACATCGCCGTCGAAGGCTGCCATCTCCCCACCGCCGAGGAGACTGAGATCCCGAACCGGAGTCGTGGACGTGCCATTAATCGCGGTCATACCGATCTCCGTCAGGCGCGCAGGGCGAAGTTGAAGGTGGACACCCCCGCGGAGATCCGCGGGAGAGACACGCGCTCGACCTCGGCGAGGAACGACGCCGGGATCTCGAACCGTGCGTTCGGGTTCTCGGTGACGAAGTCTTCGAGGTTCGCGCGAGCAGCGTCGAGCTCACAGTCCTGCTGCTCGACCATTGCTTCGAGCATCTCCAGCGTCATTCCATTCATCGCTTCATATCTCCCGTTCTGGCGCGGTCTCTTCCCCGCGTGGTGGTGCCTGTTCGGTCGGCGGAGGGGCAGGTTGCGTCTTTTCTTCGAAGGCACGTAACTTCGCGAGATTCCGGCGTATCCTGGCGCGGTGAAGCTCTATACGAAGACTGGGGATGATGGGACGACGGGGCTCTTTGGCGGCGGGAGGGTCAAGAAGGCGTCGCTGCGGGTCGAGGCTTATGGGACCGTCGACGAGCTGAACGCGGCGCTCGGGGTCGCGCGGGCGGCGAAGCTCGAGGCCTTCACCGAGGGCGTGCTCGCGCAGGTCCAGGTCGATCTCTTCACGCTCGGGGCGGAGCTCGCGTGCGTGCCGGGCAAGGAAGCGAAGCTCTCGATGCAGCTCCTCGACGCCGGCGACGCCGCGCGGCTCGAGAAGGCGATCGACGACGCGGAGGAAGGGCTCCCGCCGCTCAAGACGTTCGTGCTCCCCGGCGGCAGCGCGCAAGCGGCGGCGCTCCACCTCGCGCGCACGATCTGTCGTCGCGCCGAGCGCGCGGTCCTCGCGCTCGATGACGCGCCCGCGCGCGGCGAGGTCGTGATCTACCTCAATCGGCTGAGCGATCTGTTGTTCGTGCTCGCGCGAAAAGCGAACGCCACGGCGAACGTCGAAGACGTCCCGTGGCATCCGCGGAAAAGCTGATCAGGCCGCTTCGAGGAGCTGCGTCGCGAGGAGCTTGCGGCCGCGGTGGAGGCGGCTCATCACGGTGCCGACCGGGACGCCGAGCTCGTTCGCGGCCTCGCGGTACGTCAGCTCGTCGAGGTCCACGAGCTTGAGGACGGTGCGGAACGTCTCGGGCAGCGCGTCGAGCTTGCCCTGCGTCGTCGGCGTGAGCGGCGCGGTCGCGTCCGGCGGCGAGAAGCGCTCCGGCATCGTCCACGCGCACGGGTCGGACGCGAGGACGCGGAGCGCGTTCTTCTCGCGACGCGAGCGGCGGTAGCGCGTGACGAAGACCGAGAAGAGGATCTGATAGACCCACGCGCGGAGGTTCGTGCCGCGCTCGTACTGCGCCGAGAACTTCAGCGCGCGCTCGACCGTGTCCTGCACGATGTCGTCCGCCGTCGTCGGGTCGCCCGCGAGGCGACACGCCCGGCCGCGGAGCTCGGGGAGAAGCGCACACAATCCCTCCGCGAGGGACTTCGTGTCGTGGGCAACGAGCGTGGTCGACGAAGAAGCGGTACGAACGGCGTTGGTCGGCATTGCGGGTGTCCTCGGGAGCAGGACCATTGCAGCCACGGTGCCATCCACCGAACCTCGAAAATCCCACGGGATCCGCGCGCCGGACACGCCCGCGTGTGTCCGCCGGAACGCGATGCGTGGCCAGGAACACGCTCTTACTCAACGTCGGGGCTTCGCCCCGACACCCCACCCCAGACACGGCCCTCGCGCTTTGCGCGAGGGTTGCTTCGCAACCGCTGGCGCGGCCGCTTCTGGGGCCCCTTCGCGCGACGGCGCGCGTCAGCTGGCGTCAGCTGGCGAGGAGGGCGGCGATGACGCCCGGGAGCTCGCCGGCGATTTCACCTGCGAGCATCCCGCGATCTCCGCGCTCCTTCGACCACGCGGCGCCCGCGACGCCGTGCAGGAAGGCGCCGGCCCAGGCGGCCTCGAACGGTGGGAGGCTGCAGGCGAGCGCGGTGATGAGGCCCGCGAGCACGTCGCCGGCGCCGGCGGTCGCGAGCGACGGCGAGCCCGAGCCGCTCACGACGACGCGGCCGTCCGGAGCGGCGACCACCGTGTACGCGCCCTTCAAGAGCACGACCGCGCGCGTCTGCTTCGCCGCGTCGCGGGCGGCGGCGAAGCGGTTCGCGTCGATGCTGGAGGCCTCCACGCCGAGGAGTCGGCCGAGCTCTCCGCTGTGCGGCGTGAGGATCGGCGTCGTCTTCGCGACCGCGAAGGCCGACGGCTTGCCCGCGAACAGCGTGAACGCGTCGGCGTCGGCGACGATGGGGCCCTCGAACGACTTGAGGACGGACGACGCGACCGCGCGCGCCCCCGCGTCGGTGCCGAAGCCGGGACCGATCAGCGCCGCCGCCTTCTTCGCGAGCACCGGCGCGAGCTTCTTCGCGTCGAGGCGCGCGACCATGACCTCCGGGATGCACGCCTCGAGGACGTCGGCCGCGCTCGAGACGATCGTCGCCGCCCCCGCGCCGCCGCGGAGCGCGCCCTGCGCCGCGAGGAGCGCCGCGCCGGTCTTGCCCGGCGAGCCGGCGAACAGCGCGACGTGGCCCGCGCGGTACTTGTGCGTGTCCACCGCGCGCTTCGCGAGCAGCGCGCGGACGTCGCTCGACTCGACCAGCGACGCCGCGCGCGCGTCGACGAGCGACGGCGGCACGCCGATGTCGACGACGTGCACGGTGCCCGCCTTCGCCGCGCCGCTCCCCGTCACGAGGCCGAGCTTCAGGTGCGCGAACGTCACCGTGAGGTCGGCCTCGATGCAGGGGCCGAGCGGAACGCCCGTGTCGGCATGGAGCCCCGACGGGACGTCGAGCGCCGCGACGCGCACGCCGCGTCCGCCGTCGTGCAGCGCGACGAGCACAAGGGCGAGCTTCGCGAGCGGGCCCGCGATCGCGCGATCGAGCCCCGTGCCGAAGAGCGCGTCGACGACGACGTCGGCCGCCGCGAGCGCGGGGCCGAGCGCGTCGAACGTCACCTCGCCGGGCCCCGCCGGGCCCAGCACCTTCGCGGAGCGCGCCCCTCGCGGTCGCGCGCGGACGAGGGCGGCATCGCCGCGCGAAGCGGAGTCGCCGCCGAGCGGCAGCGTCTTCGTCACGCCGCCGATCCCCGCCCAAGCCTCGTGGTTCGCCTTGCAGTCCGGCGTCTGCTTCCTCGCGTCGCCCGCGAGCCACACCTCCACGTTCGCGCCGCGCGCGAGGAGGTGCCGCGCGACGACGAAGCCGTCGCCGCCGTTGTTGCCCGTGCCCGCGACGACGATGACGCGCGCGCCCGCCGCGCGTCCGCCGAGCGCCTCTCGCTCGATCACGTCCGCCGCGCCGCGGCCCGCGTTCTCCATCAGGAGCAAGCTCGGCACGCCGCACGCCTCGATCGCGTGCTTGTCGAAGGCGCGCATCTGATCGCGCGAGAGGACCGGGATCACGGCGCGAGCCTCCCCACCGGCGTGCCCTCGAGCACCACGACCGCGACCGCGACGCCCGCGTCGTGCGTGATGCTGACGTGCCACGACTCGGCGCCGAACTCCTTCATCTTCGTGACCGCGTTGCCGGAGAGCTCCAGCGTCGGCCGGCCGCTCGGCGCGCGGCGCACCTGCACCTCGTGCCACCCCACTCCGCGCGCGCCGTCGAGCGCCTTCGCGAACGCCTCCTTCACCGCGAACCGCCCCGCGAGCGAGGTCGCCACGTCGCGCCCCGCGAGGTCGGCGCGCTCCTCTTCCGTGCAGATGCGCGCGAAGAAGCGATCGCCGTGACGCTCGAGCGCCTTTCGCATCCGATCGATCGAGCAGACGTCGATCCCCAGCCCCACGATCATGCGGCCCTCCCCTTCTTCATCGCCGCGAGCATCGCCTTCGTCGCCTCGCCGATGCCCATGAACACCGCGTCCGCGACGACGGCGTGACCGATGTTGAGCTCGACGATCTCCGGGATCGCCATCAGCGCCGGCACGTTCTCCGTCGTGAGCCCGTGCCCCGCCGCGATCTCGAGCCCGAGCTCGTGCCCGACCCGCGCCGCCTCGCGCAGACGATCGAGCTCACCCGCCTTCTCGTGCGCGTACTCGCCGGTGTGGAGCTCGATCTGCTCCACACCTAACGCGTGCGATGCCCGCACCTGTTCGAGGTCCGGCGCGATGAAGAGGCTCACCTTGATCCCGGCGCCCTTCAGGAGCGCGAGGTGCCGCGAGAGCGCCGGCGCGGAGCGCGCCACCTCGAGGCCGCCCTCGGTCGTGCGCTCCTCGCGCCGCTCCGGCACGAGCGTGACGACGTCGGGCATCGTCCTCCGCGCGATGGCGACCATCTCGTCCGTCGCCGCCATCTCCAGGTTGAACAGCGCCGCGCCCGCGAGCTCCGCCTTCAGCCGCGCGACGTCGTCGTCCTTGATGTGCCGCCGGTCCTCGCGGATGTGCGCGGTGATGCCGTGCGCGCCGGCCGCGAGACACATGCGCGCCGCGGCGACGGGGTCCGGGTACTTCGTCCCGCGTGCGTTCCGGAGCGTGGCGACGTGGTCGATGTTGATGTGGAGCCGCATCACGCGCGCACGCTAGCACGCGCCGTGCGTTGCCCGCTCAGTTGGTGGAGCTCGAGGTGCACCAACGCCCCTCGGTGACTGCGCCCTCGCACTCGGGCGGTCCGACTCTCTCGGACTCCTCCAAGGTGCACGCCTCCCAGCCCTCCGAGAGCCCTTGCTCCGACCGAAGCCTCTTCACCTTGGCGATCGCCGAGCCGGGGGCCGTTACGAGGAGCGCGTCCTCGACGCGACGATGGCATGGCCCATCGCTGGTCAGGCTGGTCACGTCGAGGCAGCCGAGGACGACCTTCGCATGCGTACAGCCTGCCGCGTCGTCACGGACCCAGCCGTGGATGGGCAAGCAGCTCGCCGGACACGAACAGGCCGGAAACGGACAGACCCCGTCGTGAACGACGGCGACCGCGACGGAGCCGCCGGTGTCTTCTCGGCTCGCGCACGCCGCGAGGAGCACCGAAAACACCACCGCGCGGATCACGACCGTCAGTCGTCTCCGCCGCCGCCGTCGCCTTCGTCTTCCGTCTTGGGCGTCTGCAGGATCTCGCCGTTCGGGCCGTCGCGGCGGACGATGACGGTCTTGCGGCCGACCGTGTCGACGTTCTCGCGCGCGACGAGGGTGATCACGTTGACGCCAGGACGGAGCGGCACCGTCGTGTCGAAGGTGAGCTTCTTCGGGTCCTGGCCGTTGCGGTTCGACTTGTAGAAGACCTTCTTGTTGCCGACGAAGACGTAGGAATCGAGGATCTTCTCGTTGTCCGTCGCGGTCGCCTTGATCTGCACCTTGTCGTCGCGCACCGAGAGCGCGACGGGCTGGATCTCCACCGCGGGCGGGAAGCGCCGCATCTGCTCCTCGAACGCGACGACCGCGGCCGGCTGACCGCCCGACTCGAGCTCCGCCGTCCGCACGAAGCCGAACCGGTTGTCGCCGAGCGTGACCTTCGTGAGCTCGCCCACCGTCGCGGTGACGTGCACCGCCGTGCCCGCGCCGAGGCGGCCGAACGCGCGCGCGCCCGGCTCCGGCGACTCGAGCAGCGTCGCGCCGCCGGTGCGCGCCTTCATCGCGCCGCTCGTGTTCGTGAGCGACGACGGCACCGCGATCGGCATGCGGACCTTCTCGATCACGTTCTCGCGCAGATCGCGATCGGCGATCGAGAGCTCCACCTTCGCCTCCGGATCGGCGAGCGGCGCCTCGACGTCGAACGCGAAGGTGAGCTTCTTCACCTCGCCCGGCTGCATGTTCGAGATGTCGAAGCGACCCTCGTGGAGGAGGAGGCCGTCGCCGGAGAGGTTCCGGAGGTTCGCCTGCGTCTCGTAGCTCTTGCCCTTGCCGACGTTCTTCACGCTCACGTACATCGTGAGGTGCTCGCCCTTCTGCACCTTGCCGTCGCCGTTGCCCTTGCGGACGTCGGCGATCTGGTAGCTGTACGCGAAGACCGGCCGCTCGAGCGCCTTCACCGCGACGCGGATGTCCTGCGCGGCCGGGTTGCGCCCGCGGGATTCGTCGAATTTCACACTAATACCGTCCTGGCGCGAGAACGTGTCGCGCGGGATCTTGCAGACGCGCGGCGCGTCCTTCGGGAGCGGCGCGGTCGAGCCGACCTTGTGGCCCTCGACCTCGCACCACCCGAGCGGGATGCTCGCCGTCTTCGACTTGCCCGGCTCGAGCTTGCCGATGACGAGCTCCTTGTTGTCGTAGAGACCGTTGTCGCTCTTGGTCACGGCCGCGAGGCGATGGAGCGGGACGGTGCCCTTGTTCGTCACCGTCACCTTGAGCGTCATCGGATCGCCGGCGGTGACCTCGTTGTTCGCGCGATCGGTCTCGAGCTTCACCTCGACCGGCGGCGCGGGCGAGCCCGGCGCGGACGAAGGCACGTCGGCGGGCGCGTCGCTCCAGTCGATGCCGAGCGCCTGGAGGTCGGCCGACACCTTCGCGAGCTCGCTCGAGCGCGTCTGCGCGATGAGGTCCTTCGCGGCGCGCACCTGCTCGAGGCGCTTGCCGTGCGGGACCCTCGCGACGAGGTCGCGCGCGAACTTCACCGGGAAGTCCTTCGCCGGGAAGTCGTTGCCGAGGACCTCGTCCGGATCGCCGCCGCGATCGCGGAGCTCGCGCCGCAGCGACTCGGGCAGGTTGTAGCGCACGACCTCGGACGGCTTCTGGCCCTCCTTGATCCGCGCGTTGACGAGGCTGCGCGAGAGGTCGCGCTCCTTGATCGAGCCGGTGTCGACGGTGAGGTCCATCTCCTGGCTGTCCGCCGTCATCGGGTCGAGCTCGATGTCCGGCGTCACGCCGGTGCCCTGGATCGAGATGTCGCCCGGCTCGGTGAGGTACTGCGCGATCGTGAGCTTCAGCGCGGCGCGGTCGGGGAGCTCCGTGAAGACGAGCTGGACGGAGCCCTTGCCGAAGGAGGTCTCGCCGATGAGCACCGCGCGCTCGTGGTTCTTGAGCGCGCCCGCGACGATCTCCGAGGCCGACGCCGAGGAGCCGTTGATGAGGAGCGCGATCGGGTAGTTCGGCTCGGTGCCCTCCGGGTGCGCGACCTTCTCCTCACGGTCCTCCCCCGCGCCGGGGTTGCCGACCGTGGCGACGATCGGGCCGCTCGTGAGGAACTTGTCGGCGACGCGCGCGGCCTGCTCGAGGAGGCCGCCGGGGTTCGAGCGGAGATCGAGGACGAGGCCCTTGATCTCGCCGTTCTTGCGGAGGCCCGCGAGCGCCTCGTCGAGGTCCTTCGCCGTGTTCGCCTGGAACTGCTTGAGGCGCACGTAGCCGATGCCGTCGCCGAGGCTCTTCGACTCGACGCTCTGGACCTTGATGACCTCACGCGTGAGCTCGAACGGTCGCGCCGTCTGCCAGCCCTCGGGCCCGTCGCGGCGGATCCAGACCGTGACCTTGCTCCCGGGCGCGCCGCGGAGGTGCTGCACCGCCTCGTTGAGGCCCATGTTCAGCGTCGACTCGCCGCCGATCTTCGTGATGCGGTCGTACTTCTTCACGCCGGCGCGGAAGGCGGGCGTGCCCGGCATCGGGTTGATGACGGTGAGCTGCTGATCGCGGATCGAGATGACGATGCCGAGGCCGCCGAACTGGCCGCTCGTCGACAGGTTCATCTCCTTGTAGGCCTCCGGCGAGAGCAGCACCGAGTGCGGGTCGAGCGTGTGGAGCATGCCGTTGCACGCCGCGTACTCGACCTCGCGGAGATCGACCTCGGTGCCCTTCAGGTTCTCCTGCACGAAGTCGAAGACCTCGCGGAGGCGCGCCGACACGTCCCAGAGGCCGAGCACGTTGTCGACGCGGAACGTCTTCTCCTGCGTGTCGACGCGCACCGTCACCGTGGGCGACGTCTCTTCGTGGATGACGATGATCTGCGCGACGTCGCGCTGCACGTAGTTGAGCGAGGACAAGAGCATGTCCTTCGGCTTCACGCGCTTCGGATCGACGTACTTGTCGCGGACGTTCTTGAGGACCTCGTTGACGACCTTCAGCTGCCGGAGGTCGTAGTTCCCCGCGTGGTGCTTCGGATCGCCGGTGCTCGCGACCGCGGGTGCGAGCCCGTCCCAGAGCCCTCCTCCGTGGAGGTGGATGGCGAGCCAGCTCGCGATCCCGAAGGAGACAAAGAGCGCAACGAACCGCAGTGCGCGCGAGGGAAGACGCATGGACTTCCAGTATAAACACCTGTCGCGCGGAAAAGTTTTTAGGCTTTACGAATTACGGCGACATAAAACCCAGCCAGGTTCGCGGCAGGCGTGTCGCACAGCCAACGTTCGGCGCTGCGCAACATTCCTCCGACGAGCGGGATGTCGATCGCGATCGCGGCCGGCGTGACGATGCGGATCCCGCGCGCGGCCTCGACGCGCGTACCGGGTGGGATGATCTTCGGCACGTCGAGCGGCGAGTCGAAGCGCGTGTAGACCGCACTTTCCCGCGTCCTATCGCTGATCTTGCCGGCCGGGCCGAGGCGCTTGGCGAGGCCGCGGAAGCTCCATGGGTTGTAGAGCTCGGCCAGGATGACGCCGCCCGGCTTCGTCACGCGCGCCATCTCGCGGAGCGCCTTGCCGATGTCGGGGACGTGGGCGAGCACCTTGAAGGAGCACGTCACGTCGAAGGTCGCGTCGTCGAACGGGAGCGCGGTGACGCTGCCCTCGTGCACGTCGAGCCCGCGGCTCCGCGCGAGCTCCAGCATGCCGGGGGAGAGGTCGATCCCGACTGCCTTGTGCGCGTGCTCGGCGATGCGCTCGAGGAGGAGGCCGGTGCCGCAACCGCACTCGAGCACGTCTTTGCCCGTGCCGTAGCGCGCGGTGAGCTCGATCTCGAGGTCGTCGACGAGGGCGTGGTAGCCCGCGGCGCGGTTCGGGCGGCGGTGCTTCTCGTAGCTCTTGCTGAACTCGTCGTAATAGGCACGCGTCTCGTGGTCGGTCATGTGCCTGGCCCCGGGTGCTTGGTCTTCGACGCCGCGAGCGACGACACGATGCGCGTCACGCGCCCGCGGAGCTCGGGTCCCTTCGGGATGAAGTCCTGCGCCCCGAGCTCGAGCATCAGCCCGACGTCGCTCGTCGATCCTCCGGCGCTCATCGCCACGACCGTCGACGCCTCGACGAGGTTCGCGCCGCGGAGGTACGTGAAGAGCTCGA
The DNA window shown above is from Labilithrix sp. and carries:
- a CDS encoding NAD(P)H-hydrate dehydratase codes for the protein MIPVLSRDQMRAFDKHAIEACGVPSLLLMENAGRGAADVIEREALGGRAAGARVIVVAGTGNNGGDGFVVARHLLARGANVEVWLAGDARKQTPDCKANHEAWAGIGGVTKTLPLGGDSASRGDAALVRARPRGARSAKVLGPAGPGEVTFDALGPALAAADVVVDALFGTGLDRAIAGPLAKLALVLVALHDGGRGVRVAALDVPSGLHADTGVPLGPCIEADLTVTFAHLKLGLVTGSGAAKAGTVHVVDIGVPPSLVDARAASLVESSDVRALLAKRAVDTHKYRAGHVALFAGSPGKTGAALLAAQGALRGGAGAATIVSSAADVLEACIPEVMVARLDAKKLAPVLAKKAAALIGPGFGTDAGARAVASSVLKSFEGPIVADADAFTLFAGKPSAFAVAKTTPILTPHSGELGRLLGVEASSIDANRFAAARDAAKQTRAVVLLKGAYTVVAAPDGRVVVSGSGSPSLATAGAGDVLAGLITALACSLPPFEAAWAGAFLHGVAGAAWSKERGDRGMLAGEIAGELPGVIAALLAS
- a CDS encoding pyridoxine 5'-phosphate synthase — translated: MRLHINIDHVATLRNARGTKYPDPVAAARMCLAAGAHGITAHIREDRRHIKDDDVARLKAELAGAALFNLEMAATDEMVAIARRTMPDVVTLVPERREERTTEGGLEVARSAPALSRHLALLKGAGIKVSLFIAPDLEQVRASHALGVEQIELHTGEYAHEKAGELDRLREAARVGHELGLEIAAGHGLTTENVPALMAIPEIVELNIGHAVVADAVFMGIGEATKAMLAAMKKGRAA
- a CDS encoding RNA polymerase sigma factor; translated protein: MVLLPRTPAMPTNAVRTASSSTTLVAHDTKSLAEGLCALLPELRGRACRLAGDPTTADDIVQDTVERALKFSAQYERGTNLRAWVYQILFSVFVTRYRRSRREKNALRVLASDPCAWTMPERFSPPDATAPLTPTTQGKLDALPETFRTVLKLVDLDELTYREAANELGVPVGTVMSRLHRGRKLLATQLLEAA
- a CDS encoding PDZ domain-containing protein, with the translated sequence MRLPSRALRFVALFVSFGIASWLAIHLHGGGLWDGLAPAVASTGDPKHHAGNYDLRQLKVVNEVLKNVRDKYVDPKRVKPKDMLLSSLNYVQRDVAQIIVIHEETSPTVTVRVDTQEKTFRVDNVLGLWDVSARLREVFDFVQENLKGTEVDLREVEYAACNGMLHTLDPHSVLLSPEAYKEMNLSTSGQFGGLGIVISIRDQQLTVINPMPGTPAFRAGVKKYDRITKIGGESTLNMGLNEAVQHLRGAPGSKVTVWIRRDGPEGWQTARPFELTREVIKVQSVESKSLGDGIGYVRLKQFQANTAKDLDEALAGLRKNGEIKGLVLDLRSNPGGLLEQAARVADKFLTSGPIVATVGNPGAGEDREEKVAHPEGTEPNYPIALLINGSSASASEIVAGALKNHERAVLIGETSFGKGSVQLVFTELPDRAALKLTIAQYLTEPGDISIQGTGVTPDIELDPMTADSQEMDLTVDTGSIKERDLSRSLVNARIKEGQKPSEVVRYNLPESLRRELRDRGGDPDEVLGNDFPAKDFPVKFARDLVARVPHGKRLEQVRAAKDLIAQTRSSELAKVSADLQALGIDWSDAPADVPSSAPGSPAPPVEVKLETDRANNEVTAGDPMTLKVTVTNKGTVPLHRLAAVTKSDNGLYDNKELVIGKLEPGKSKTASIPLGWCEVEGHKVGSTAPLPKDAPRVCKIPRDTFSRQDGISVKFDESRGRNPAAQDIRVAVKALERPVFAYSYQIADVRKGNGDGKVQKGEHLTMYVSVKNVGKGKSYETQANLRNLSGDGLLLHEGRFDISNMQPGEVKKLTFAFDVEAPLADPEAKVELSIADRDLRENVIEKVRMPIAVPSSLTNTSGAMKARTGGATLLESPEPGARAFGRLGAGTAVHVTATVGELTKVTLGDNRFGFVRTAELESGGQPAAVVAFEEQMRRFPPAVEIQPVALSVRDDKVQIKATATDNEKILDSYVFVGNKKVFYKSNRNGQDPKKLTFDTTVPLRPGVNVITLVARENVDTVGRKTVIVRRDGPNGEILQTPKTEDEGDGGGGDD
- a CDS encoding holo-ACP synthase, which gives rise to MIVGLGIDVCSIDRMRKALERHGDRFFARICTEEERADLAGRDVATSLAGRFAVKEAFAKALDGARGVGWHEVQVRRAPSGRPTLELSGNAVTKMKEFGAESWHVSITHDAGVAVAVVVLEGTPVGRLAP
- a CDS encoding methyltransferase domain-containing protein, giving the protein MTDHETRAYYDEFSKSYEKHRRPNRAAGYHALVDDLEIELTARYGTGKDVLECGCGTGLLLERIAEHAHKAVGIDLSPGMLELARSRGLDVHEGSVTALPFDDATFDVTCSFKVLAHVPDIGKALREMARVTKPGGVILAELYNPWSFRGLAKRLGPAGKISDRTRESAVYTRFDSPLDVPKIIPPGTRVEAARGIRIVTPAAIAIDIPLVGGMLRSAERWLCDTPAANLAGFYVAVIRKA
- a CDS encoding cob(I)yrinic acid a,c-diamide adenosyltransferase is translated as MKLYTKTGDDGTTGLFGGGRVKKASLRVEAYGTVDELNAALGVARAAKLEAFTEGVLAQVQVDLFTLGAELACVPGKEAKLSMQLLDAGDAARLEKAIDDAEEGLPPLKTFVLPGGSAQAAALHLARTICRRAERAVLALDDAPARGEVVIYLNRLSDLLFVLARKANATANVEDVPWHPRKS